In Dyadobacter subterraneus, a single genomic region encodes these proteins:
- a CDS encoding efflux RND transporter periplasmic adaptor subunit: MDKVKPKKFWNSRRIGIIAGSVLLVSFLVYQFFFADKRSKLNVQQDKLTISTVKTGVFDEFIVVTGVVQPLKTIQLDAIEGGYVTQKLIEGGNMVKQGDILLRLENQSLKLSFLQSETEASRLVNDLQNTRQRLRVERFALQKSLSELDFQIDQAKDAHDRNIKLYKDKVIPDADFLKTKRELERLTKQREIEIESQKYQEENAKMQITQLEGTLTNTKKNVDLWRQTLDNLVVKAPVSGMLSSMNVEVGSNINQGQNIGQIDDLNGFKMRVSVDEHYISRIFAGLQGSMDFNGKAYTLKIIKIYPEVLSGRFEVDMEFPKGGAPELIKRGQSAPIRLQLGQPSKATLLPVGGFFSETGGNWVYVLGGDGKRAAKRKITLGRKNPEYFEVLEGLQPGEKVITSSYENFGDNEVLEF, from the coding sequence ATGGATAAAGTGAAGCCAAAGAAATTTTGGAACAGCCGGAGAATAGGAATTATTGCCGGAAGTGTCCTTTTGGTTAGCTTTTTGGTTTATCAGTTTTTCTTCGCCGACAAGAGAAGCAAATTGAATGTTCAACAGGATAAACTGACAATATCAACCGTGAAAACAGGTGTTTTTGACGAATTTATTGTAGTGACCGGGGTTGTTCAACCACTAAAAACAATCCAGCTGGATGCCATCGAAGGCGGTTATGTAACGCAGAAACTGATAGAAGGCGGTAATATGGTAAAACAGGGTGATATACTTTTACGTCTTGAAAATCAAAGCCTTAAATTGAGCTTTCTTCAATCTGAGACGGAAGCCAGCCGATTGGTGAATGATCTTCAAAATACCCGTCAAAGATTACGTGTGGAGCGTTTCGCTTTGCAGAAAAGTTTGAGTGAACTGGATTTTCAGATTGATCAGGCCAAAGATGCACACGACCGGAATATCAAACTATACAAGGATAAAGTAATTCCCGATGCAGATTTTCTTAAAACCAAAAGAGAACTGGAACGTTTGACAAAACAGCGTGAGATTGAAATTGAGTCGCAGAAATACCAGGAAGAAAATGCGAAAATGCAGATCACACAGTTGGAAGGAACACTTACCAATACAAAGAAAAACGTTGATTTGTGGAGACAAACACTTGACAATCTGGTGGTAAAAGCGCCGGTTTCGGGTATGCTTTCTTCAATGAATGTTGAAGTGGGTTCAAATATTAATCAAGGTCAGAATATTGGACAAATTGATGATTTAAATGGTTTCAAAATGCGTGTAAGTGTTGATGAACATTATATTTCAAGAATTTTTGCCGGCTTGCAGGGCAGTATGGACTTTAACGGCAAGGCATATACTTTGAAAATTATCAAAATTTATCCTGAGGTATTAAGCGGACGTTTTGAGGTGGATATGGAATTCCCGAAAGGCGGCGCACCTGAGCTGATCAAACGCGGACAATCTGCACCGATCAGATTACAACTAGGACAACCATCAAAAGCAACATTATTGCCTGTTGGCGGATTCTTCTCTGAAACCGGCGGAAACTGGGTGTATGTTTTGGGTGGAGACGGCAAACGTGCAGCAAAACGCAAAATAACCCTTGGACGTAAAAATCCTGAATATTTTGAAGTACTTGAAGGATTACAACCAGGTGAAAAAGTGATTACGAGTTCTTATGAGAACTTTGGAGATAATGAGGTTTTAGAATTCTAA
- a CDS encoding ABC transporter ATP-binding protein: protein MIKIDNLQKIFSTEEVETTALNGIDLEIKDGEFVAIMGPSGCGKSTLLNILGLLDNPSAGSYEFYGTEVGKMSERQRAQIRKGNIGFVFQSFNLIDELTVYENVELPLLYLKTPPAERKEKVEAALTRMNMMHRRNHFPQQLSGGQQQRTAIARAVVATPKTILADEPTGNLDSKNGEEVMALLSQLNGAGTTIIMVTHSPYDAGFAHRIVNLFDGKVVTEKIHV from the coding sequence ATGATCAAAATTGACAACTTACAGAAAATCTTTTCTACCGAGGAAGTAGAAACCACTGCCCTTAACGGGATTGATCTGGAGATCAAAGACGGGGAATTTGTCGCTATTATGGGACCATCCGGTTGCGGTAAATCTACCCTTTTGAACATCCTTGGCTTGCTGGATAATCCCAGCGCTGGTTCTTATGAGTTTTATGGTACTGAGGTTGGCAAAATGTCTGAACGCCAGCGTGCTCAGATTCGTAAGGGAAATATTGGTTTTGTATTCCAAAGCTTCAACCTGATCGACGAACTTACTGTTTATGAAAACGTTGAGCTTCCTTTGCTTTACCTGAAAACACCTCCTGCTGAACGTAAGGAAAAAGTAGAAGCAGCACTTACCCGCATGAACATGATGCACCGCCGCAATCACTTTCCACAGCAACTTTCCGGTGGACAGCAGCAGCGTACTGCGATTGCACGTGCCGTGGTTGCAACACCAAAAACAATACTTGCGGATGAGCCGACGGGTAACCTTGACTCGAAAAACGGGGAAGAAGTAATGGCTTTATTAAGTCAGCTGAACGGTGCCGGAACCACGATTATCATGGTAACTCACTCGCCGTATGATGCAGGTTTTGCCCACAGAATTGTAAATTTATTCGATGGCAAGGTGGTCACTGAAAAGATTCATGTTTAG
- a CDS encoding ABC transporter permease — protein MFRHNLLVIYRNFKRFKSTFFINLTGLSAGLACSLLIYLWVNDELSIDKFHEKDSRLFQMMENRVQAQGILTAQSTSGSLAETLKSEMPEVEYAISSKQFVATLSEGNNDFRSKGRYAGKDIFNMYSYGLEQGDANQVLSDKNSIVISEKLAQNLFHTTQNVIGKSIEFEHEKQFVVSGIFKGTPSNSSEQFDFVVSFELYVDKYPNSIKWGNSGPDTFVLLKSGTDVNQFNKKIANLVKTKTNGEVTHRTLFARPYSSGYLYGKYENGLPTGGRIEYVRLFSIIAVFILMIACINFMNLSTAKASGRIKEVGIKKAIGAYRETLIYQYLGESMLMTFLALFLSVLLVLLFLPQFNEITGKDLILHYDPKLILSLLGVVIVTGLISGSYPALYLSGFNPISVLKGKLNVSVGEVWARKGLVVFQFTISVILIVSVIVVYKQVEFVQSENLGYNKDNIVYFTREGKMGDDAKMETFLSELRNMPGILNASSIGHDMTGHNSGTFGVWWEGKAEDNKTEFENVGVNYEMMQTLGIRLKEGRLFSKDFSADSSKIIFNEAAIKFMGLKNPVGKTVKLWGQDMQIVGVAKDFHFESFHENVKPLFFRLSQGDTYIIMAKIAAGKEKLVLASMGELYKKYNPGFSLDYKFLDQEYQAQYAAEQRVASLSKYFAGLAILISCLGLFGLAAFTAERRLKEIGIRKVLGSSVFSIVYLLSSDFTKLVIAAVVIALPISYLITGYWLQSFALHIDLEVWYFLGAGIAALVIAWLTVGMQAVKAANVNPLECLKSE, from the coding sequence ATGTTCAGACATAATCTCCTTGTTATCTATCGCAATTTCAAGCGGTTTAAAAGCACTTTTTTTATCAATTTGACAGGACTTTCCGCAGGATTGGCCTGTTCGTTGTTGATATACCTTTGGGTTAATGATGAATTAAGTATTGATAAATTTCACGAAAAAGACAGCCGGCTTTTTCAGATGATGGAAAACCGTGTGCAGGCTCAAGGTATTCTCACGGCACAGTCAACATCCGGATCTTTGGCTGAAACGCTGAAAAGTGAAATGCCGGAAGTCGAGTATGCTATTTCGTCAAAACAGTTTGTGGCGACTTTATCGGAGGGAAATAACGATTTTAGAAGCAAGGGACGGTATGCAGGAAAGGATATTTTCAATATGTATTCTTATGGCCTCGAACAGGGCGATGCAAACCAGGTTTTAAGTGACAAAAATTCCATAGTTATTTCCGAAAAACTGGCTCAGAATCTTTTTCATACCACACAAAACGTCATTGGAAAATCGATTGAATTTGAGCACGAAAAGCAATTTGTAGTTTCCGGAATTTTTAAAGGAACGCCATCGAATTCTTCTGAGCAGTTTGATTTTGTTGTTTCTTTTGAACTATATGTAGATAAGTATCCAAACAGCATCAAATGGGGAAACTCGGGGCCTGATACATTTGTACTGCTGAAAAGCGGAACAGATGTCAATCAGTTTAACAAGAAAATTGCCAATCTTGTTAAGACAAAAACAAATGGTGAGGTAACTCACAGGACATTATTTGCCCGTCCATATTCAAGCGGATATCTGTATGGAAAATATGAGAACGGATTACCGACGGGCGGCAGAATAGAATACGTCCGGTTATTTTCAATTATTGCCGTATTCATATTGATGATCGCCTGTATCAATTTTATGAATCTTTCTACGGCCAAAGCGTCGGGCAGAATTAAGGAAGTTGGTATTAAAAAAGCCATTGGGGCATATAGAGAGACGCTCATTTATCAATATCTGGGTGAATCGATGCTGATGACTTTCCTTGCACTTTTTCTGTCTGTGTTATTGGTTTTATTGTTTTTGCCTCAATTTAATGAAATAACGGGCAAGGATCTGATCCTTCATTATGACCCAAAACTAATTTTGTCTCTTCTTGGTGTTGTAATTGTTACAGGTTTAATTTCGGGTAGTTATCCTGCCTTATACCTTTCCGGTTTCAATCCGATCTCTGTTTTAAAAGGAAAATTAAATGTTTCCGTTGGTGAAGTCTGGGCAAGAAAGGGTCTGGTTGTTTTCCAATTTACGATCTCCGTTATCCTGATTGTTTCGGTAATTGTTGTGTACAAACAGGTTGAATTTGTCCAGTCTGAAAATTTGGGTTACAATAAAGACAACATTGTCTATTTTACCAGAGAAGGGAAAATGGGGGATGATGCGAAAATGGAAACTTTTCTTTCTGAACTAAGAAATATGCCCGGAATTTTAAATGCATCAAGCATCGGTCATGATATGACGGGGCATAATTCAGGCACTTTCGGAGTATGGTGGGAAGGCAAAGCGGAAGATAACAAAACAGAGTTTGAAAATGTCGGCGTGAATTATGAAATGATGCAGACGCTTGGAATTCGTTTGAAAGAAGGTCGGTTGTTCTCCAAAGATTTTAGTGCAGATAGTTCTAAAATAATCTTCAACGAAGCAGCCATAAAATTCATGGGATTGAAAAATCCCGTTGGAAAAACGGTCAAACTTTGGGGACAGGATATGCAAATTGTTGGTGTTGCCAAAGACTTCCATTTTGAATCGTTTCATGAAAATGTAAAACCGTTATTTTTCCGTTTATCGCAAGGTGATACCTATATTATCATGGCTAAAATTGCGGCTGGAAAGGAAAAGTTGGTCTTAGCGTCAATGGGAGAACTTTACAAAAAATACAATCCCGGATTTTCCCTTGACTACAAATTCCTGGATCAGGAATACCAGGCGCAATATGCTGCGGAACAAAGAGTTGCGTCACTTTCAAAATACTTCGCCGGTTTGGCAATTCTGATTTCCTGTCTGGGATTGTTTGGATTGGCCGCGTTTACCGCAGAAAGAAGATTGAAAGAAATTGGAATTCGTAAAGTGCTGGGATCAAGCGTTTTCAGTATCGTATATCTGCTTTCAAGTGATTTTACAAAACTGGTCATTGCAGCAGTAGTCATTGCATTGCCTATCAGTTATCTGATAACCGGATATTGGCTGCAAAGCTTTGCATTACACATCGACCTGGAAGTCTGGTATTTCCTTGGCGCAGGCATTGCCGCCTTAGTAATTGCCTGGCTGACAGTTGGAATGCAAGCGGTAAAAGCTGCGAATGTGAATCCTTTGGAATGTTTGAAAAGCGAATAA
- a CDS encoding ABC transporter permease, translating into MIKNYLKIAWRNLWKHKGYSLLNILGLATGMTACIVIMLFVFYEKSFDNIHKKNVYRLDEVQKFEGMVAPQNVALSMFPMGPTLKNEFPEVLNFTRVRMMDKVKLRVDNKKFSIPSGYFVDSTFLQIFDYKLVKGDRNQALQKPNSVVLSEESAAKIFGNEDALGKIITVYGGDTTRFTVTGILENIPKTSHLQFDGLFSFNTIIKPNYMENWGGNWLVTYLELSKNANVASMEKRFPDYLKRHMKEGGWKYYQLFLQSLKDVHANSVNITHDYQNYQKFDKTYTYIFSFVAIIVLLIACINFMNLSTARSAGRAKEIGIRKASGSGRFQLGMQFLGESVMLCFFSLILAILFVEMLLPYVNELSQRELKFSFFTNPLLLISLVLGTILVGIISGLYPAAYLSSFNAITVLKGRMQSGRKKLSFRNVLVVGQFAGAIFLMIATVLTVRQLKYMQKANIGFDREQVVTIPLGVQSGKNYQAIKDELLSKSHITAVTGSQQKLGNNLHQSGVKFHGDGPVREMASSQVVVDPDYLTLYKIKLVAGRNFSKANAADNGNAYIVNETLAKELLKDTPGKPMDYLVGKNFGFGGMDSAGVIVGICKDFNFNSLHHKIETLCILDKTDWGYREMSVRISSDKAKEAIAEIQAAFKNMAPDEEFEYEFLDDHFAELYRADNTVSEIVGILAGLAIFISCLGLFGLASFSVEQRVKEIGVRKVLGASVAEIVNLLSKDFVKLVLIAFAIAAPLAWFAMNKWLEDYAYRINIPVWVFGLAGILAVGIALLTVSFQSIKAALKNPVKSLRSE; encoded by the coding sequence ATGATAAAAAACTATCTCAAAATCGCATGGAGAAACCTTTGGAAGCATAAGGGATATTCTCTGCTTAATATTCTCGGTCTGGCTACCGGGATGACGGCTTGTATTGTGATCATGCTTTTTGTTTTTTATGAGAAAAGCTTTGATAACATTCATAAAAAGAATGTATACCGACTGGATGAAGTCCAGAAATTTGAAGGTATGGTGGCACCTCAGAATGTGGCTTTGTCCATGTTTCCAATGGGGCCAACACTGAAAAATGAATTCCCGGAAGTTCTGAATTTTACACGGGTCAGAATGATGGATAAAGTCAAACTGCGGGTTGATAATAAAAAATTCAGTATCCCTTCCGGTTACTTTGTTGATTCCACATTTCTTCAAATTTTTGATTATAAACTTGTCAAAGGAGACAGAAATCAGGCTTTACAAAAACCGAACAGCGTGGTGCTTTCAGAAGAAAGCGCCGCTAAAATATTTGGAAATGAGGATGCACTTGGAAAAATAATTACCGTTTACGGAGGTGATACAACACGGTTTACGGTAACCGGAATTCTTGAAAATATTCCCAAAACCTCACATTTACAATTCGACGGATTGTTTTCGTTTAATACGATCATCAAGCCGAATTATATGGAAAACTGGGGTGGAAACTGGCTGGTGACTTATCTGGAATTGTCAAAAAATGCCAATGTTGCATCCATGGAAAAACGCTTCCCGGATTATCTGAAAAGGCATATGAAAGAAGGCGGCTGGAAATATTATCAGCTTTTCCTCCAATCGCTTAAAGACGTTCATGCCAATTCTGTGAATATCACACATGATTATCAGAATTACCAAAAATTCGATAAAACGTATACCTACATTTTCTCTTTCGTTGCCATCATCGTTCTGCTGATTGCCTGTATCAATTTTATGAATCTTTCTACGGCGCGTTCTGCCGGGCGGGCGAAAGAAATTGGTATCAGAAAAGCCAGTGGTTCAGGCCGTTTTCAACTTGGAATGCAGTTTCTTGGTGAATCTGTGATGCTGTGTTTCTTCTCTCTGATTCTGGCTATTTTATTTGTTGAAATGTTACTGCCATATGTCAATGAATTAAGTCAGCGCGAACTGAAATTTTCATTTTTCACCAATCCGCTATTACTCATTTCGCTGGTTTTGGGTACTATCCTGGTTGGAATTATTTCCGGACTTTATCCGGCGGCCTATCTTTCTTCTTTCAATGCAATCACCGTTTTAAAGGGAAGGATGCAAAGTGGAAGGAAGAAACTTTCGTTCAGGAATGTGCTCGTTGTTGGCCAGTTTGCAGGTGCAATATTTCTAATGATCGCGACTGTTTTGACCGTTCGCCAGTTAAAATATATGCAAAAAGCGAATATCGGTTTTGATCGGGAACAGGTTGTTACGATTCCTTTGGGTGTTCAATCGGGTAAAAATTATCAAGCTATAAAAGATGAATTATTAAGTAAATCTCATATCACAGCAGTAACTGGTTCCCAACAAAAACTTGGAAACAATTTACATCAGAGCGGTGTCAAGTTTCATGGAGATGGACCTGTCAGGGAAATGGCCAGCTCACAGGTGGTGGTGGATCCTGATTATCTGACTTTGTATAAAATTAAACTTGTTGCCGGCCGGAATTTTTCAAAAGCAAATGCAGCAGATAATGGAAATGCTTATATCGTTAATGAAACACTGGCCAAAGAATTGTTAAAAGACACGCCTGGAAAACCAATGGATTATCTGGTGGGCAAGAATTTCGGTTTTGGAGGTATGGATTCTGCCGGTGTGATCGTCGGAATTTGTAAAGATTTTAACTTCAATTCCCTTCACCACAAAATTGAAACGCTCTGTATTCTTGATAAAACGGATTGGGGTTACAGAGAAATGTCAGTCAGGATAAGCAGCGATAAAGCCAAAGAAGCGATTGCAGAAATCCAGGCAGCTTTCAAAAATATGGCACCGGATGAAGAGTTTGAATATGAATTTCTTGATGATCATTTTGCGGAATTGTATCGGGCCGATAATACGGTGAGTGAAATTGTAGGGATTTTGGCTGGTCTGGCCATTTTTATTTCATGTCTGGGATTATTCGGTCTGGCTTCATTCTCTGTGGAACAGCGGGTTAAGGAAATTGGTGTGCGGAAAGTGCTTGGAGCAAGTGTTGCTGAGATTGTCAATCTGCTTTCCAAAGATTTTGTAAAGCTGGTACTTATCGCATTTGCAATTGCCGCGCCGCTTGCCTGGTTTGCAATGAACAAATGGCTGGAAGATTATGCTTACCGGATCAATATTCCCGTCTGGGTTTTCGGTTTAGCCGGAATTCTCGCGGTGGGAATTGCATTGTTAACGGTCAGTTTCCAATCGATAAAAGCGGCATTGAAAAATCCGGTAAAATCGCTAAGGAGCGAATAG
- a CDS encoding ABC transporter permease, whose protein sequence is MLKNYLKIAFRNLIRNKVFSVINIAGLSLGLTCCMLIVLYTKDEVSFDRFEQNKDQLYRIKVAMTQDGETHVIGSTNAIHGPSFKQEIPEIKEIVRAQGSSFVTKKGTDLLNEEVLFADDNFFTVFSMPLLHGDPKTVLSGINSIVISEDVAEKYFSTKDAVGKTMELKIGEKFETFNVTGVARNCPQNSSIQFKSVIPFKFQETRGWTDQEWLGFYMNTFVLLHDKANYLSVVPKLDQVFKSKSAVEISKIKDFKQKIHFDLQPFLTIHLDNASGDLRNGLSNGSSPIYSYILSGIAIFILLIACINFINLTVARSLKRAKEIGIRKVVGSQRKQLMYQFLGESFLLSFIAFSFAIVLTQLVLPIFNDLANKQLALSYLLDFKLVTGYFGLFLLTGLVAGFYPAMVLSGFSPAQTLYNRTKLTQRHFLTKGLVVFQFALSICLVIGTIIIYSQFKYLTNKDLGYNDHNLMSFSVGRGDNRKESIAAIKQELKNMAGVKTVAAFNGNYNGTGAQIENGSIDFGYIGVDDNFLSALQIPVTKGRNFSESFTSDPMESVVVNEAFVKEAGWKDPVGKEINFDWKNRKYKVIGVIKDYHFASLKEKIKPLLLTQDPDYKLGTIYVKLNSTDIPETIKSVEKIFHAHVPFMPFEYKFEDATNLKRYETEAKWKQMITLAAILSIFVSCIGLFGLATFNAETRVKEIGIRKVLGASVASITTLLSTDFVKLVLIAIVAALPISYYAANIWLEKFPYRIEISWWYFAVSAVLAVSVAILTVGIQSLKTAMTDPVKSLKSE, encoded by the coding sequence ATGCTAAAGAATTATCTCAAAATCGCTTTTCGCAATCTTATCAGAAATAAGGTTTTTTCGGTAATTAATATTGCCGGGTTATCTCTGGGGCTGACCTGCTGCATGTTGATTGTGCTTTATACCAAAGACGAAGTAAGTTTTGATCGTTTTGAGCAAAATAAAGATCAGCTTTATCGGATTAAGGTGGCGATGACACAGGATGGAGAAACACACGTGATTGGTAGTACTAACGCGATCCACGGTCCGTCTTTCAAACAGGAAATTCCCGAAATCAAGGAAATCGTAAGAGCGCAGGGCAGCTCCTTTGTTACCAAAAAAGGTACAGATCTGCTTAACGAGGAAGTCCTTTTTGCAGACGATAATTTCTTTACCGTTTTTTCAATGCCATTATTGCACGGCGATCCGAAAACAGTGTTGTCAGGTATTAATTCGATTGTGATTTCCGAAGATGTGGCTGAGAAATATTTTAGTACAAAAGATGCCGTTGGTAAAACAATGGAGCTTAAAATCGGCGAAAAGTTTGAAACTTTTAACGTCACCGGAGTAGCAAGAAACTGCCCTCAAAATTCTTCCATTCAGTTCAAATCAGTTATTCCTTTTAAGTTTCAGGAGACCCGTGGCTGGACGGATCAGGAATGGCTTGGTTTTTATATGAATACATTTGTTTTGCTGCACGACAAAGCGAATTATCTTTCCGTTGTACCAAAACTTGATCAGGTTTTTAAAAGTAAATCCGCCGTTGAAATCAGCAAGATCAAAGATTTTAAACAAAAAATTCACTTCGATCTGCAACCATTTTTGACGATACATCTGGATAATGCATCCGGTGATTTAAGAAACGGATTATCCAACGGCAGCAGCCCGATTTATTCTTACATTCTCTCCGGAATTGCCATCTTCATTTTACTGATCGCCTGTATCAATTTTATAAATCTCACGGTCGCCAGATCACTCAAACGGGCGAAGGAAATTGGAATTCGTAAAGTTGTTGGCAGTCAGCGGAAGCAGCTGATGTACCAGTTTTTGGGTGAATCTTTTCTTTTGTCATTTATCGCTTTCAGTTTTGCTATTGTTTTAACGCAACTGGTTTTGCCAATTTTTAACGATTTGGCAAACAAGCAATTGGCGCTTTCCTATTTACTTGATTTTAAACTTGTCACCGGTTATTTCGGTCTTTTTCTGCTTACCGGCCTGGTTGCGGGATTTTATCCTGCCATGGTTTTGTCGGGATTCAGTCCGGCGCAAACGCTTTACAATCGTACAAAACTGACGCAGCGACATTTTCTTACGAAAGGTCTGGTCGTGTTTCAGTTTGCTTTGTCGATTTGTCTTGTTATTGGCACCATTATCATTTATTCCCAGTTTAAATATTTGACCAATAAGGATTTAGGCTACAATGATCATAATCTGATGAGTTTTAGTGTCGGACGGGGAGATAACCGTAAAGAATCAATTGCTGCCATTAAACAGGAGTTGAAAAATATGGCTGGTGTTAAAACCGTTGCAGCATTTAATGGTAATTACAACGGAACCGGTGCGCAAATAGAAAATGGAAGTATTGATTTTGGTTACATCGGAGTAGACGACAATTTTCTGAGCGCCTTACAGATTCCGGTTACCAAAGGACGAAATTTCTCGGAAAGTTTTACATCGGATCCCATGGAATCGGTGGTGGTAAATGAGGCGTTTGTGAAGGAAGCAGGTTGGAAAGACCCGGTGGGGAAGGAAATTAATTTTGATTGGAAAAATCGCAAATACAAGGTGATCGGTGTGATTAAAGATTACCATTTTGCTTCTTTGAAAGAAAAAATAAAACCGCTTTTGCTGACACAGGATCCTGATTATAAATTGGGTACGATTTATGTCAAATTGAATTCCACCGACATTCCGGAAACCATCAAATCTGTCGAAAAAATATTTCATGCCCACGTGCCTTTCATGCCGTTTGAATATAAATTTGAAGATGCCACGAATCTGAAAAGATATGAAACCGAGGCGAAATGGAAACAAATGATTACGCTGGCCGCTATTTTGTCCATTTTTGTTTCTTGTATCGGTTTGTTTGGTCTGGCCACTTTTAATGCTGAAACGAGAGTTAAAGAAATTGGCATTAGAAAAGTTTTGGGTGCTTCCGTTGCGAGTATCACTACCTTATTATCAACTGACTTTGTCAAACTGGTTTTGATCGCCATTGTTGCCGCGCTGCCAATATCTTATTATGCTGCCAATATCTGGCTGGAAAAATTTCCTTACCGGATCGAAATTTCCTGGTGGTATTTTGCCGTTTCGGCAGTGTTGGCTGTTTCAGTTGCCATTTTAACCGTTGGTATCCAAAGTTTGAAAACAGCTATGACGGATCCCGTGAAGAGTTTGAAAAGTGAGTAA